In Fragaria vesca subsp. vesca linkage group LG5, FraVesHawaii_1.0, whole genome shotgun sequence, the genomic stretch TGATAATGGAACTGTTGGTGATTATGGTGAAGATGATGATGGAGGAGCAAGACGTGATCAAGTTGTTGATGAGGATGCACCTACCAACAGACTGAGGAGGTCTGATCCTAGTTTGTTCCAACTGCAATCCTCTTTCTTTGAGGAGATCCAACAACTGCAATCTGTGAATTGGGAGTTGAGAAGACAGTTGATGCTATCACAGCAGCCAAATCCGATTGGTGTTAAAAGAAATTTTTGGGAACGGTGTATGACTAATGACTTTGTTCCGCGAGATGCTTGAATGACGAGTCAAGGAGGCGGTGAGTTTTAGGTATGTTTAATCTTTTTAGTAATGTTATATTCCCTGATTAGAATCATTAGGGGTGAGGGAAGTTATAGATCTTGGATTTAGTTAAAAACAAAATGAGTTCATACTTGAACATGGGAAGTTTTTTGTTAGAGGTTATCTAGGTTGTGACATCGAGCACATAGGACCTTTTAAAACATGTCTACTGTAGGTGATAAGTGGTAACCTGCTTACGTGATAACCTCTTACATAATCTCTGCCTATGAATAAATGAACCAGACTGCGTATTATTTCGCAGGGTAGTCCATCCAGACTGCTGAAGCTGCAAATGTGCATAATGGTCCGTCCTAAATCGTCACTGAACCTCTAGGCGTTGATACAGTACTTAACGGTATATGACTCCAGAGTTCTTTATTTTATATGCGTAAACGACAGTCAACATTTGCAGATGCTTCTAAAGCTCTGTTTATACATTCTACCGGTGCTTAATTTGATGGTTACATGTATTTACCAAGCAGGATGTTGTGAATGACAGGATCAATCATTGCATAAGCCATGTTGCTGACGATAGATGACCGTGCTGCAAGAGGCTAAAATCTGCTCCATTTGATTGATTATTCCTTGGTCACAGGAAGTCAGCAAGAGATTTGTAACTTGGCTAACCTACAATGCATCTCTGAAAATGTTGTGCACTAGTGCTTGTAAGTTTCCGGGTGTACCAGTGCTCTGAGGGACCAAGATGCATTTCTCCAACCCCGCCCCAATTGATGGTGTAATTCCTTGTTCTTATTGTTAGTATTGCTTGGAAGATGGCAAGTGGGTTTAATTGCTTATAGTTGATGACACAAATAAGGATACAGAACCCTGAAGTATTAACGCCATAAGAGCCAATATGTAAATACTAATGTTAATTTCATTGTACTATTGAGTTTCACTTTGCGTGAGCTGCTACAGCCACATTGCGTTGGTTGTCATTCTAGTATTTTGTGAAATCTTGTGAGGGGAAATTTGTGGTCTCCAAATATATAATTGTTGACCCTGTGATACAAAATATAAATTTGTATTATAAAATGTGAAACGATGTGAAGCAAATGTGGATCCTTTCTTGCATGATGTAATATTCTCACCAATTAGAATACGGGCCGAAATTACTGGGTCGATTCATACCAAAACAGCCCAGATAGGGGGGCATAATGTGATAATGGAAGTTAATAAGTGGCATTCACCTAAAAATGCACAAAAGAGGTTTAACTATATTTGAACAGATTGTATCTACATGTATATCTACATACTACAGCTCAACAATGCTAGATGCTATAACATATACAAATATGATTTGCTGAGAAAATGTTCAATCCTTGTAGTCCATATATCTTTACAGTTGGTCAGAAATGAGAGTCCATATACCTCTGAGTTCTGTCAAATCCTTTGCACCTTCTCTTCCCCAATGATCCATCTTGTCAACCAACTCGGATCATCAGCAAATGATTTACAAGCTGTAGGGATGCTCACAAGATCACTTCCAATTTGATCATACTCCTTGAGAGCTGCTTCCATCTCTGCCTCAACAGCAGCATCATCCAGAATATTTATTGTTCCCATGTGAAGAGCATCAGCATAGTGCTTCTCTCTCTCCAAATCATTTTGGAACGGTTCAATGGCAGGGCCCTGCATGTTAAACATCTCATAAAGATTACCAAGAGAATGGAAACGTGCAACTATGCACCAAGTGAGAAAAAATAGCATTTCCACCTTGGCTAACAGAGATACTTCAAAATCATTACCATAGTTCACTTTATATACTTGGACAGGATTACTTTATCACATCCAATTAGGAACAGAAATTGCACTAACATCAACTTAATTTAAAGCTGAAAATAGACAGCTATTCACTTTTGTCATTGTTAGATTTATGTCATACACGGCCAGTAACAATGCCTCAAGCATAAAAAAGAAAAACAAGCAATATTACACACAAGGTATGACATGCATGACAGAAAGTAAATAAATAAATTAATTAATTAATAAAAAGTATTTGCAGATATTACTTCTTTTGGGAAAGAAATGAATAATGGAAATAATAAATAACAGATTCCAGACTCCAATATTGAAAAGAAACAGATTTGACAAAATTACGTTACCTGACATAACTCAGCATAATGCTTATATATCTCACTGCTTTCATTTTGATCACCTAACAGAGTCCCACCGTACCACCCATTGGCTTCATCAACTGATGTCATTGAAAGGTACCTAAAAAATTCAGCAGAGAAACAAAGGATCAACCACACCCTCCATAGATACACCACAGCCAATTTTAAACAAGGTATATTAATCTCAACAGCTCCACATCTACAGGGTATTGGAAAACAAATTTGGAACTGAAAAACAAAATTAATTTTGAGAAATGGTAATCTATTCGCTTTAATCCATGTACTCTAGTATTTTGGTATTTTTTTTTTTTTTTTTTTTTTTTAAAGGTATTTTGGAAATATTTGAGATCAATAAGGTAACATACTGTATCAGCACAAACTATTTTTATCCATGTACATTGCATGCTAGAAAACCAACGTTCAAGCCAAACATATTGAATTCCAACCAAATACAGTTAATTTTAACCAAGGGACATTCAATAGTAAAAACAAATCAAACAGCTAGGCTAAGGCTAAGCTTAATAATTATCAAACTATTGATAAATAAAACAGAAAATTATTTTTAATCCCACGAAAGATTACAAGCTTGGCAAGTTGATGAACTAGACAAAAGGAGTGAGGTTCTTCTTATATGCCAAAATTTAAGAATTCTCAGACAATATACCTCTGGAATATATCCTCCTCGTTATCATTGCCACCAGAAGAAAGCCAATTTAGGTCACAATAGCCATCAACTTCTGGGTCATTATGGGATCCTCCATTTATGACTACATGTGAAGTAACTTTTGGTGCAGATCCACTTTCTTCATACTTTCTCTGGCCAAAAAGCCAATTAGGGCTCTTCAACTGTATTTCACTGAAAAAGACAAATGCCTGGTTTCAGGACCAAGTGCACAGGTAAATCCTATAAATGAACTAACCACTACAAGTACCACAGTCCATTGTCAATGGTAAGGTCAAACAAAGCAAATTCAGGGAAGAATATGATCTGCTGATATATACATGTAGAAGTTCAGTAATCCTTTTAATCAATGGTTTTAGTAAAAAAAATAAAAACTGCAATGAGGCAAAATCCAGTATATTATGATATCGTAGCAAGACTTATTGCCCACCAAAACAGCATATGAGAAGCTCAGAAGTATCATTTAAGAGTGTGCGCCTGTGTGCGAGCCAGTGAAATAAGAATAATTAAAAATCATTCATATGGTACTAAAAAATGGGAATAAGAGAGATATAATTACGCTGCGTCAGGTGCCACACTAGAATTTGCAGCAGCACCACCTGGTCTCTGGTCTGGTTCGCTGCAAAGTCTTACATTCTTTATTGAACTGCATGTTCTTTCAATCAATTTGTCAAATGATGTCAGCTTCATCCTCAAAAAGTCTTCTTTGCAAGCTGGAATAGGGGCAAGAGTGTTTCCCAATGCTCCTGAGTGCATTTCATTGGCTTGTGAGCTGCAAAGTGAAAAGTGAATATATTGAAACATTAACTCTTAATAGACAAAACATCAACACAAGTAATTGTACATGTAGAAGTGCTCCATCTATGCATGAGGGATTGAGGGCACAAACATATGCTAACGAAGAAGCATAGATAGACAGCTTTACCACAAATCAAGGAGAAGATCATCAAGCCCAGATACATGAAGATAGTAATCAGAGTCCAGCTCCCACAGAGCAGGTTTCCCTTCCTGTGGCTTGAAGTAACCCAAAAATCTGATCAAACAACAAAAAGATCAGTGTTTTAGTAAATTATCGTAAGGCAAGAGATAGTATAGTATGTGTTGTGAAAAGAGTTGTGTAGTTCAATGATTGGATAGTTAAACCTTTTTTTATAATACAATTCGATAGTATGAGGTCTTAACAGTTCGATGTCATCTATTAAGACTAATGTTGAACTCCCAACTCCGTCCACCAGGCAATGTAGTTCAACGATTCGAACTTTGATAATAAAATGGCTAAACAATTTCCAATTTGGCTAATTCAGGGAGGATGAACCTAGGAGGAAGATTATAAAAAAAAAACCTAGGAGGAAGACCTCAAAGGTGGACAGTAGTGACCATTAAATTGGACCATGAGATGAGGAATTCAATACTGTTATTACAAAGAGGATGTCCGTATTAGAAGCTCCCACATGGTAAAAACTGTAAAATACACTACAGCACTATCAAAAATTTATTACATCAAATACCCTTTGCCATCAGATTGTATTTTCCTTTATCTGAAATAAAATATGGTCTACGGGAGGATGAACCTAGGAGGAAAGAGGATGTCCATGTTAGAAACTCCTTCATGGTGAAAACTGTAAAAAAAACACTACAACTCAATATGACAAGAAGATATGTTACATCAAATACTCCTGCCGTCAGATTGTATTTTTCTTTGTCTGGATGGTTTCTTTTTAAAGAAATGTACTATGATATGACACTAGAGGTTCTGGATACATTCAATGTTAATGCAATACAACATAATATAGTATCATTTAACTTCTAGGAATTCTAAAGGCATCAACACGAGTTCACATATATACAGAAGGCATCTTTTTGTTAATGCAGAAGTGAAGGTTTTGATGGAGATAAATATTAGAAAGAATTTTCAGCTGGGTAAAGGAAAACAAAAAATATAAATATAAATACAGTATAAAAGAGAGGACACATACAAATTTATTGCATCTTGCTTTTCACCATCAGTGTAAGCATTGCTGTAGTATCGCTTGATAGACTTTAGAAACTCTCTTGATTGAGTTGTAGCTTTCCACTTTCCCTGCCTCTCAGGAAATACCTAGCAACCATAAAATAAATTTTTTAGGTACCAAAATAGCAAAGATAAATTGCAAAATCAACTCTCTGGACACATACCCACCGAGACATGGGAATCTAATATATAGAAATGTGGTTGATATATATACTTATATGTGTTAAATATATTTAAATAGTCACATGATCCGAACCATAGACAGCCTATATAAGAGAGGAAAGTGTTAACCATATGAGGGTAGACTTGTCTTTTATAACTAATCCCGACCCTATATATTGAACCTAATGTACTGTTACACTCTATCATGAAATACAAGATGTAGTCCATCAGAGCTCTCTGCGTTTTTTACTTTACTGTTTTGCATTTCATTTCAATAAACCTTGAATCCTTTCAGAAGAAGGACCCCCCCCCCCCCCCACCACGCAAATATATTCCCAAACCTCTATAGGCGTTTCCTACCAGAAACCCACAACAATTCCAATCTCTCTCTATTATTTCTCCATTGGCCACCCCAAACCCACAAAAAGATGTATGAGGATGAAGGCCTTAGGATAAGTCTTTCATAGAGCATTGGCTCAACACCAGGGTCACGATTATCAATGACAACAGGATTTACAATTTCCTGATTTATAGGTAGAGATAATTCTAAAGGATTTAAAGACTGGTTTGGATCATGGGACATTACCATGGATGTAAGCAACAACATGATCATCAAGTTGAGACCTTAAAATTAGATCATCATCAGGTACACATGCACAAATACAATGAGAAGATACAAGCCCCAGAGTGAATTTGAGAACTTTAACTGAGCTCCAGCATCCCAGTAGCTAATTCATATGAATATATGATTGGCTGTCATATACCTTGACAATTCTCAATCATCAATATCTAACAATCAACCGCGGTTCAAAACCAAAACCTTTTAGTAGGTCCTCAAATAAATTCTACTATGTGCATAAATAATTCCCATCTACCAAATATTTTGGTAAACTAATAGCATCTAAACTATCGAGTACCAACAGCTGATTTTTGCTTCCTTGTTCCTTCTCTTTTTCTTTTTGTTTTTTATTTTTGGACATTTAATTAGGGTTGATCCAAGATGTACCGGCAATTGAAAATATGAATGTGCATGCCATTCCAGCATCATGAACTAAATAAAAACATGAAAATGAAACCCTTGTAGTAAAGAACATACAGTGTTGTGAGCTGCAGAACCACCATACTGCTGGGCAAGAGCATCCCCCATGCTCTGGTACATATCCATGAGGGCTGCAGCAATACTGCTATCAGGATCAACTTTTGGTATGTTAGTCAACCCCATTGCATGAAGTTGGCGGCCTAAAGCTGCAAGGCCATAAGCATACTGGGCAACATTTGTACGATCCAAGCAATCAATGCAGTTTGTGCGCAAAACCCCACTTTGAAAGTGTGGTGGTTCGCCACCAGAATTATCACTTTTCTTCTGTTGGCCAATATCAGCATCTCTATCTCGACTAACAGAAGGATTAAGAGTTTCATTACTGCTCCCAAACCTGGGAAGGTCCCCAGAACTGGCTCTCAGACCTCTAAGAGATGCTTCCCTGAAAGAGATAGAAAAGCAGATCTCAAGCGTTAACAATCATATTGCAGGAGATTGTATTATAAATTAAACTAGTCCGCTCATTACAAAAATAACTAATCAGATGCTTTTAAAAAGAAAAGAAAAAAGAAAGAACAATTGTAGGTGCCATGTCAATGATGCCTTACTACGCTTTCAGTTTCACTTTTTACAGTTTCCACTACAAAACAAACTTATTCTTTTTTCAAAAAGAAATAGAATCGACTGAAAACATAAAAGATACAGCCCAAGGGAACTAGGAGCTGAACTGCAAACAAAGGCTCCCTACACAACCAACAAAATACAACATAATTGGGAGAGTACACATAACCCTTAGAGCTTAAGGCCCTAGATTACAGTAGCCTTCCAATTTAGCATTTCTACAGACATTATAGGATTTAAATAATCTTTGGGCCCCTCTGCAACAACATACAACCCAGAAACAGGAAAAGAGATGCACACACTGAATTTTTAAGTCTTAGTTTCCAAAAATCAACCAGGTCATAAAACAAAATCAAAATTATCTTTTTTTTGTTCAAAATGGATTGTGATCCATATCTACGATCACTCCAACAATATTTCCAAAAACCAAGATAAGAGCTGAGATATTTATTACATGCCTTCCAGTACTTGTTCGACTCATCTGATTGATTCTCCGTTTAACAACGCTAGGTTTTCCACTGTAGTAAAATCCAGTCAAATCGAGTGCTTCACTTGCCACAGCACCCAGAACAGCTAAAACGTTGGCAGACTTGCTTTGAAAAAAGAGAGAAGAAAATAGTTAGATAAAATGGTCACAAACGTGCACATTTACACATAAAATAATATGATAATATAGATATTGTTTCACAAGACGAGAGTGATTCGCAAGATAACAAAGTGGGAGCAAAATGATGCACATATTATACATTAGACATCACACTCACACATGTTGGTGTGCCTGCGTCTGTCTACTAAACCACCAAGAGAATAAAAATGAAAAGTAAAAAAGAAAATTCATATGGTTACCTTTTTGCAAACTTGTGAAAGTCCCAGTGGATAAATTTTAGATGATTTTCTTCCGGAAAAATTTGGTTCAGATACCCAACCGCATTTGCGAACTCACGCCTCAGCATCATTTCTCGGGGCCTCTTTTCAACAGTCTACATTAGAATTGTATGAGATACATGGATGAAAACTATCAAGAAAAAAGAATACAAAATTACATGTTGCGCAATCGAATAAACATAGCATGAACTTTTTTGGGAGAAAACGGTTCTATAACATACAAGAGGTGGATAAGAATTCCACAGCAAGAAGACAATTAGAAGAGAACAACAATTCCTAAATACAATAGAACAAGAAAAATTCAAGAGCTAAGACAAACAGCACTTTAAATCAGCTAGAATGTCTAAAAGAAATAAAAGGGCATTTGATTTGGTGTAATACCAGGAAACCAATAGAGAAAAACAATATATAAACAATCGACATCTGCAGGTCCACCTTATGAGTGCATCAGTGATAATATTGTTGCTCTCACTAAGTGACGACTGATAAGTAATGGTAATTAACACAACTGTGAATATTTTGTATTTAGCCCATGTTGCATGTGGAAAACCAACACAATATTACTGATAGATACTACTCCAATATATTTATAAAAATATAAAATCAAAAAAGCTAAAAGAAAACCTTTTGTTCTGATAAGAGTAATGACACGTGTTCTTGAACACAAGTCCATACTTTTTAACCATAAACAAGAATAAATCTTTGTTATAATCAGAATGCAATAACTTTTGAGTGTCACCTTGATGATTTTGTAAGAGTGATGCCTGCCCTCAACTTTGTACAAAAGTTGAGCAATTGAGGTCCAATGGACGAAGATTGATTAACATCTAAACCTAGAGGGTGTTATTAAACCATTTTAAAGCAAACTGAATACTACCCCAAACCACAGGGGGCTATGTTGTTACTTTAGGGCCCAAAAACAAAAACAAAAAAAATATCATCAGCAGTATTCTTAGATTTTCAGCATCTATTAGGAAGGCATTCGAAAATATACCTTGATTAAATTAAGAACAATAATCGGGTTTCCATATCTCCTTGCCAGGTCTTCAAAATGAAATTTGGTAGCCTGATATGTAGGATCATATCTCTGTACTAGATCCAAAAAGAGAACATGTTAACAAAAATTTGAATTAGAAAAGGCTAACTTAAAGTATATTGAAGTTCAAGTTAACAGATGAGATACAGTTCTTACAGATTATATCAGGTTTAGGACTAAATCTTGAAGCTTCTTGTGACCAAAAGAGGGGAATTGACCCACGCATCTGGACAACAGAACTCATTTTTCCCTTGCATGAACCAGCTTCTTCATCAAGGATAATCTGCTCTGTCTCAACATCATTTGCAACCCTTCCCCTATCATTCACCCCCCTTTTCAAGTAACTGCATAGAAATCAAAAGCATCATTGAAATATGTGCCCTGTTCTAACCAGTCTGAACTGAGCACAAAAACGTATAAGAAATGTCAGACTTCACTTGAACTTTCTAGATGCCTAATGGAAAGATTTATAGATGTAATTAGACGACTGAAGAGTTGTATTCAACTAGAACATACCGTGTTCCGGCAAAATGCCGAGAGCGTCTAGACACCAGAGAAACACTGAAGTCCCTCCCAAAGATTGATAGCCTAGCCTGCCAGCATCATGAGTAAAATGCACTTATAGTCAGATACTGATATACTGAACACATCACTCATTAATTTTATAACAAAAGAACATCTAACAATTATCAAAAGGTGCAACAACAACGGACATAGTCCACTTCAAAAGCCATACAACAATGAGGCAAACCACTACAGAACATAACCATGTTAACACACACTGAATTGAATAAGTGAGAGAGAGAGAGAGAGAGAGAGAGAGAGAGAGAGAGATTATACCTGCTTAAAATGCCCATGCACTAATGCTATTGTCCAGATTGTGTTATTACACCTTGAGCGAATTGCTTGTGTTAAATAGGCATTCCATACAAATATATTTTCATACTGCATCCCTTCTTCACCCATTGATACCACATTTTTTTGCAGACTTTGCATTATTGGATATGTATAGCTATAGAAAAAATCTTTGGTCAAATCGACACTCGACAAAAGCTTCTTGTACCTGCAGTTTAAGAAATGAATTATAAGTAGCATTAATAAGCCATACAAGTGTAAACGACAATGATATTAGCCGGTGGATATGCAATTAAAGACTATATTAATGTGTCTAATGTCTTAGTGCAGTGGCTTAGGCAGCCCCGTGAATTTTGAACCAAAACTGTTGGGACCATTCAGGGTGAACTTAGCTTTGAATCCCCCTCAACTACAAAGACTACTCATTCCTTACAAAATGTGTTCCACTCTGGAGCTTTATTTACTAGTTTCATCTGTGGCCTTTTGTTTGAAAGATACTCTTATCAGCTGTCACCATAAGCCTACATCTATCTACAAACTGAAAATATATCCCTTATTCTTCTAGGTAGATTC encodes the following:
- the LOC101293301 gene encoding polyphosphoinositide phosphatase-like, encoding MSKQSENSKPPYVRSSAAKVHPSVDLDADPSSYSLEKFRLYETRQRFYLIGSDRNKRFYRVLKIDRSEPDDLNLSEDPVVYSPQEIKNLLQRIAEGNRATGGLTFVAKVFGIAGCIKFMESYYLILVTKRRQIGSICGHAIYSIDESQLITIPHVTIQTDIAHSKTELRYKKLLSSVDLTKDFFYSYTYPIMQSLQKNVVSMGEEGMQYENIFVWNAYLTQAIRSRCNNTIWTIALVHGHFKQARLSIFGRDFSVSLVSRRSRHFAGTRYLKRGVNDRGRVANDVETEQIILDEEAGSCKGKMSSVVQMRGSIPLFWSQEASRFSPKPDIILQRYDPTYQATKFHFEDLARRYGNPIIVLNLIKTVEKRPREMMLRREFANAVGYLNQIFPEENHLKFIHWDFHKFAKSKSANVLAVLGAVASEALDLTGFYYSGKPSVVKRRINQMSRTSTGREASLRGLRASSGDLPRFGSSNETLNPSVSRDRDADIGQQKKSDNSGGEPPHFQSGVLRTNCIDCLDRTNVAQYAYGLAALGRQLHAMGLTNIPKVDPDSSIAAALMDMYQSMGDALAQQYGGSAAHNTVFPERQGKWKATTQSREFLKSIKRYYSNAYTDGEKQDAINLFLGYFKPQEGKPALWELDSDYYLHVSGLDDLLLDLCSQANEMHSGALGNTLAPIPACKEDFLRMKLTSFDKLIERTCSSIKNVRLCSEPDQRPGGAAANSSVAPDAAEIQLKSPNWLFGQRKYEESGSAPKVTSHVVINGGSHNDPEVDGYCDLNWLSSGGNDNEEDIFQRYLSMTSVDEANGWYGGTLLGDQNESSEIYKHYAELCQGPAIEPFQNDLEREKHYADALHMGTINILDDAAVEAEMEAALKEYDQIGSDLVSIPTACKSFADDPSWLTRWIIGEEKVQRI